The proteins below come from a single Roseiflexus sp. RS-1 genomic window:
- a CDS encoding NB-ARC domain-containing protein: MTSPTFPELPAGLRARLDAAGVTDAATLAAALDADPALRREYQAFLLDALPAIPDEEQLRALWQMIPSKDEDAFLAAAEARAAAAETSGDAGLAAALRERIDALRSFQQDIARDGEILRQALERLEAAATDDDLAAVWRDVPLELEETFLNLVALQAEEHEQHGDAERAAHVRACHERFSAIQQQQRAGAETMRRLLEQLAADVEALAAAADHQGVADVWNRIPLELEEPFLQLTEHLAGELEQTDAATAARLREWIAALSQARVQRETARDMVRQALERLEAASSSDDAWQVWLDLPGDLEEWFLQAITERIEEVERDDTGLAERLRAAHARMRAERNRRQERANHPVVQALRAFLDAATDADATRVFNEHKAILQPFEAQRELDDLAQQAPDEQRAAIAARAALLRRLRGGDPAPRPTPAAATPAETRTVTPGSIVYINSAVVEGGSGTAIVYNNIVMERRWNRPYPERLSIDAIARTRDLEQVARIITERGQLAITGGTRTATAAVQGMPGIGKTILARQLALALNDRYPGGVIWEEIGPEVRAPEDTQPILNRWARYALTVPPNLDNQLAFDASAVRALFAAQGQPLLVILDNVWSLEAIRWLRAALPENAHLVITTRLETVMIGLGGGEYVLGLLTPDEARALIALRLNWTELPADHYDWADALAVGVGYHTLALDVAIRRLRLDARSPGAPRWREQVNRLLDHIRSGQGFERLALPDSERNQNVEAVLAYSYDRMDDTARARFRMLGAFAPEATFGSAAVAALWQCDVEPADEMLSAFAGAALLEAGGDDDRWRQHSLLRGYALALLRREGEHEAAAARHAAFYAAAMRTADDAQRFYDVLGDYAQLRHAFAWAIENDLELALDLVANTANLQKAHGYGRDNLAWAEQALAAAQQRGTPAQIARARVSLGNALQHVATLAEEDRAARLRQALSAYDEALRFYTPTSAPLDYAMTQNNRGNVLQDLATLAEEDRAARLRQALSAYDEALRFRTPTSAPLAYATTQNNRGAVLQDLATLAEEDRAARLRQALSAYDEALRFYTPTSAPLDYAMTQNNRGAVLRDLATLAEEDRAARLRQALSAYDEALRFRTPTSAPLAYATTQNNRGAVLQDLATLAEEDRAARLRQALSAYDEALRFRTPTSAPLDYAMTQGNLLNLYQTLAGEPGEDRLARLLDALRAGWTAFGFFTALQHSDFQQHAMRQLRGLRAACGDDFDTLWAALDTGPPPGWLIAPEEGETPSLPPDLQARLAAAGVTVEDSFLAALAADPELRAAVEAAMAQQHQALLDQLVQRLLAVSSGEELLAFWRELPAELDEPLAAAAEEAARRARQAGDAALAQALRERAAGLRAIRAAADAAQSKIQQAWQHYIELVEAAEASGNDIAAWRAAVEAGEALLAPEFTDTLGIGDAVREHVASTWNALGNALHDAGDGEAAVAAYDRAIALQPDKAMLRRNRVATLIDLGRRAEAAEELARARALEPDAARLAELEARLRDEG; encoded by the coding sequence ATGACATCGCCGACCTTCCCTGAACTACCTGCCGGACTCCGGGCACGCCTGGACGCTGCTGGCGTCACCGATGCCGCGACGCTGGCCGCCGCGCTCGACGCCGACCCGGCGCTGCGGCGCGAGTACCAGGCATTCCTGCTCGACGCGCTGCCGGCAATCCCCGATGAAGAGCAGTTGCGCGCCCTCTGGCAGATGATCCCTTCCAAGGACGAAGACGCCTTCCTGGCCGCCGCCGAAGCCCGCGCCGCCGCTGCCGAAACATCCGGCGACGCCGGACTGGCTGCTGCGTTGCGCGAACGGATTGACGCGCTGCGCTCCTTTCAGCAGGACATCGCCAGGGATGGCGAGATACTGCGCCAGGCGCTCGAACGCTTGGAAGCCGCCGCGACCGACGATGATCTGGCGGCAGTGTGGCGCGATGTGCCGCTGGAACTCGAGGAAACCTTCCTGAACCTTGTCGCGCTGCAGGCCGAGGAGCATGAACAGCATGGCGACGCCGAACGCGCAGCGCACGTCCGCGCCTGCCATGAACGCTTCAGCGCGATCCAGCAGCAGCAGCGCGCTGGCGCCGAAACCATGCGCCGGTTGCTGGAACAGTTAGCAGCGGATGTGGAAGCCCTGGCTGCCGCCGCCGATCATCAGGGCGTTGCCGACGTCTGGAACCGCATCCCGCTGGAGCTGGAAGAACCCTTCCTGCAACTGACCGAACATCTCGCTGGCGAACTGGAACAGACCGACGCCGCAACCGCCGCGCGATTGCGCGAATGGATTGCGGCACTGAGCCAGGCGCGGGTGCAACGTGAAACAGCGAGAGACATGGTGCGCCAGGCGCTCGAACGCCTGGAAGCCGCGTCTAGCAGCGACGACGCATGGCAGGTGTGGCTCGATCTCCCCGGTGATCTTGAGGAATGGTTCCTTCAGGCAATCACCGAACGTATCGAAGAAGTCGAACGCGACGATACGGGTCTGGCCGAACGGCTGCGCGCGGCGCACGCCCGCATGCGAGCCGAACGCAACCGCCGCCAGGAGCGCGCCAACCACCCGGTCGTGCAGGCGTTGCGCGCATTCCTCGATGCCGCAACCGACGCCGACGCCACGCGGGTCTTCAACGAACACAAAGCAATTCTCCAGCCGTTCGAGGCGCAACGCGAACTCGACGACCTGGCGCAGCAGGCGCCCGATGAGCAGCGCGCCGCCATCGCGGCCCGCGCGGCGTTGCTGCGGCGATTGCGCGGCGGCGATCCCGCGCCGCGTCCAACCCCGGCGGCGGCAACCCCTGCTGAGACCAGGACGGTCACGCCCGGCAGTATCGTCTATATTAACTCGGCAGTCGTCGAAGGCGGCAGTGGCACGGCGATTGTCTACAATAACATCGTGATGGAACGCCGCTGGAACCGCCCATACCCGGAACGCCTGTCCATCGACGCCATCGCGCGCACGCGCGATCTCGAACAGGTCGCCAGGATCATCACCGAACGCGGGCAACTGGCGATTACCGGCGGGACGCGCACGGCCACCGCTGCAGTCCAGGGCATGCCCGGCATCGGCAAGACCATTCTCGCGCGCCAGCTGGCGCTGGCGCTGAACGACCGCTACCCCGGCGGCGTGATCTGGGAAGAGATCGGACCGGAGGTTCGCGCGCCGGAAGATACGCAACCCATCCTGAATCGCTGGGCGCGGTACGCACTGACCGTACCGCCGAACCTGGACAACCAGCTCGCATTCGACGCCAGCGCGGTGCGCGCGCTGTTCGCCGCCCAGGGACAACCGTTGCTGGTCATCCTCGACAATGTCTGGTCGCTGGAAGCGATTCGCTGGTTGCGCGCAGCGCTGCCGGAAAACGCCCATCTGGTGATTACCACGCGCCTGGAAACGGTGATGATCGGTCTGGGGGGCGGCGAGTATGTGCTGGGCCTGCTGACGCCGGACGAGGCGCGCGCCTTGATTGCGCTGCGGCTGAACTGGACCGAACTGCCGGCCGACCATTATGACTGGGCGGATGCGCTTGCCGTCGGCGTCGGCTACCACACCCTGGCGCTCGATGTCGCCATCCGTCGCCTGCGCCTCGACGCGCGCTCACCCGGCGCCCCCCGCTGGCGCGAACAGGTCAACCGGTTGCTGGACCATATTCGGAGCGGGCAGGGATTTGAACGTCTGGCGCTGCCGGACAGCGAACGCAACCAGAATGTCGAGGCCGTCCTGGCGTATAGTTACGACCGGATGGACGACACGGCGCGCGCGCGTTTCCGTATGCTGGGTGCATTTGCGCCGGAAGCAACCTTTGGCAGCGCCGCCGTCGCCGCACTCTGGCAGTGTGATGTGGAACCGGCGGATGAGATGCTCAGCGCATTTGCCGGCGCCGCGCTCCTGGAAGCCGGCGGCGATGATGATCGCTGGCGCCAGCATAGCCTGCTACGCGGCTACGCGCTGGCGCTGCTGCGCCGCGAAGGCGAACACGAAGCCGCCGCCGCGCGCCACGCCGCTTTTTATGCCGCCGCCATGCGCACCGCCGACGATGCGCAGCGCTTCTACGACGTGCTGGGCGACTACGCGCAACTCAGGCACGCCTTCGCCTGGGCGATCGAGAACGACCTGGAACTGGCGCTGGATCTGGTTGCCAACACCGCGAACCTGCAAAAAGCGCATGGCTATGGCCGCGACAACCTGGCCTGGGCTGAGCAGGCGCTCGCCGCAGCGCAACAGCGCGGCACGCCGGCGCAGATCGCGCGCGCCCGGGTATCGCTGGGGAATGCCCTGCAACACGTCGCCACGCTGGCGGAGGAAGACCGCGCCGCGCGCCTGCGCCAGGCGCTCAGCGCCTACGACGAGGCGCTGCGCTTTTATACCCCGACCAGCGCGCCGCTCGATTATGCGATGACGCAGAACAACCGGGGGAACGTGTTGCAGGATTTGGCGACGCTGGCGGAGGAAGACCGCGCCGCGCGCCTGCGCCAGGCGCTCAGCGCCTACGACGAGGCGCTGCGCTTCCGAACCCCGACCAGCGCGCCGCTCGCGTATGCCACCACGCAGAACAACCGGGGCGCCGTGTTGCAGGATTTGGCGACGCTGGCGGAGGAAGACCGCGCCGCGCGCTTGCGCCAGGCGCTCAGCGCCTACGACGAGGCGCTGCGCTTTTATACCCCGACCAGCGCGCCGCTCGATTATGCGATGACGCAGAACAACCGGGGCGCCGTGTTGCGGGATTTGGCGACGCTGGCGGAGGAAGACCGCGCCGCGCGCCTGCGCCAGGCGCTCAGCGCCTACGACGAGGCGCTGCGCTTCCGAACCCCGACCAGCGCGCCGCTCGCGTATGCCACCACGCAGAACAACCGGGGCGCCGTGTTGCAGGATTTGGCGACGCTGGCGGAGGAAGACCGCGCCGCGCGCTTGCGCCAGGCGCTCAGCGCCTACGACGAGGCGCTGCGCTTCCGAACCCCGACCAGCGCGCCGCTCGATTATGCGATGACGCAGGGTAATCTGCTGAATCTCTATCAAACCCTTGCGGGCGAGCCGGGTGAAGATCGATTGGCCCGGTTGCTGGATGCGCTTCGCGCTGGATGGACGGCGTTCGGCTTTTTTACGGCATTACAACATTCGGATTTTCAGCAACATGCCATGCGCCAGCTTCGCGGTCTCCGCGCCGCCTGCGGCGACGACTTCGATACGCTGTGGGCAGCGCTGGATACGGGACCGCCGCCGGGGTGGTTGATCGCGCCGGAGGAAGGTGAGACGCCGTCGCTGCCACCTGACCTTCAGGCGCGCCTGGCGGCTGCTGGCGTTACCGTTGAGGACAGTTTCCTGGCGGCGCTGGCAGCCGATCCGGAATTGCGCGCTGCGGTTGAGGCGGCGATGGCGCAGCAACACCAGGCGCTGCTGGACCAGCTTGTCCAGCGTCTGCTGGCGGTGTCGTCTGGCGAGGAGTTGCTGGCGTTCTGGCGCGAACTGCCCGCCGAACTGGACGAACCGCTGGCTGCCGCTGCTGAGGAAGCGGCGCGCCGGGCCCGGCAGGCTGGCGACGCGGCGCTGGCGCAGGCGCTGCGTGAGCGCGCCGCAGGTCTGCGCGCCATCCGCGCCGCTGCGGATGCGGCTCAGTCAAAGATTCAGCAGGCCTGGCAGCATTACATTGAACTGGTCGAGGCTGCTGAGGCGTCGGGAAATGACATCGCCGCATGGCGGGCTGCGGTGGAAGCCGGCGAGGCGCTGCTCGCGCCGGAGTTCACCGATACACTGGGGATTGGGGATGCTGTGCGCGAGCATGTTGCGTCAACCTGGAATGCTCTTGGCAATGCGCTCCACGACGCTGGCGACGGAGAGGCTGCGGTTGCCGCCTATGATCGCGCCATTGCGCTGCAACCTGATAAAGCCATGTTGCGGCGCAATCGCGTCGCGACGCTGATCGACCTGGGGCGGCGCGCTGAGGCGGCGGAGGAACTGGCGCGCGCCCGCGCGCTCGAGCCGGACGCCGCGCGCCTGGCGGAACTGGAGGCGCGGTTGAGGGATGAGGGGTAG
- a CDS encoding CHAT domain-containing protein, with protein MPEMPRSHDLKVEPRALARFIPRTVPPALRLPPEINRLDLLHQEGVEALLRELYNLLRDQGITCDVEPPAPAMAVRQPIRTIDTTLTEKRGTCLDLSLLFCAVCLAHDLAPLLIVLEGHAFVAVTTGRTLQQPHGEGMPAFERGMLASFDALRDQVPRLYLPVECTGFAAGAGLSREYPEGRGRERRDGCMSFDRAVRAGEEYLNAHIAPAGATPGAAQRAFLYALDIVTLQDRYGFMPVGDTLPGDTRVYLDSAHAEGGAASVRNQGAGEAAPSALPDADRLYQRSAHAEGGGDARVENQGGSVAPPPAKARRIYSGSAHAEGGGNATVLNNAPQPVARVEPATVLAVYAAPPGSALLHWERDVRALGKALAPYPDRFRLDVVPLATPEDVQRALVQFRPRYLHLFAHGAVDGILLDDGEGGRGWKLPYPLLAEMVRATPGLRCVLLSACDSAYAASATGSGEPYLIAMRGQVSVDAAIAFAGGFYEALAAREDTPIEAAFAQGLIRLKLIAPLDAEVPLLAAGWRG; from the coding sequence ATGCCTGAGATGCCACGCTCCCATGACCTCAAAGTCGAACCGCGCGCGCTGGCGCGCTTCATCCCGCGCACGGTTCCGCCTGCGTTGCGCCTGCCGCCGGAGATCAACCGCCTCGACCTGCTGCACCAGGAGGGCGTCGAGGCGCTGCTGCGCGAACTCTACAATCTGCTGCGCGACCAGGGCATCACCTGTGATGTTGAGCCGCCCGCCCCGGCGATGGCGGTGCGCCAGCCGATCCGCACCATCGACACGACTCTGACTGAGAAGCGCGGTACGTGTCTCGACCTCTCGCTCCTCTTCTGCGCCGTCTGCCTGGCGCACGACCTGGCGCCGCTGCTGATTGTGCTGGAGGGGCATGCGTTTGTTGCTGTTACGACCGGACGAACGCTCCAACAACCGCATGGCGAAGGCATGCCGGCGTTCGAGCGAGGCATGCTCGCCAGTTTCGACGCACTGCGCGACCAGGTTCCCCGGCTCTATCTGCCGGTCGAGTGTACCGGTTTCGCTGCCGGGGCCGGTCTGAGCCGGGAGTATCCCGAAGGGCGCGGGCGCGAACGGCGCGATGGGTGCATGTCGTTTGATCGCGCCGTGCGGGCCGGCGAGGAATACCTCAATGCCCACATCGCGCCCGCCGGCGCGACCCCCGGCGCAGCGCAGCGCGCCTTCCTGTACGCGCTCGATATTGTAACGTTGCAGGATCGGTACGGCTTCATGCCGGTCGGCGACACGCTGCCGGGAGATACGCGGGTGTACCTGGACTCGGCGCACGCCGAAGGCGGCGCTGCCAGCGTTCGCAATCAGGGAGCGGGCGAAGCGGCGCCGTCCGCGCTGCCTGATGCCGACCGGCTCTACCAGCGTTCGGCGCATGCCGAAGGCGGCGGTGATGCGCGGGTGGAGAACCAGGGCGGCAGCGTTGCACCGCCACCGGCAAAGGCACGTCGCATCTACAGCGGTTCGGCGCACGCCGAAGGCGGCGGTAATGCCACCGTGCTCAACAACGCGCCTCAACCTGTGGCGCGCGTTGAACCGGCGACGGTGCTGGCGGTGTATGCTGCGCCGCCCGGCAGCGCGCTGCTGCACTGGGAACGCGATGTGCGCGCGCTGGGCAAGGCGCTTGCGCCCTACCCCGACCGCTTCCGTCTCGACGTTGTGCCGCTGGCGACGCCGGAAGACGTGCAGCGCGCGCTGGTGCAGTTTCGCCCGCGCTATCTGCATCTCTTCGCCCATGGCGCAGTTGATGGCATCCTGCTCGATGACGGCGAGGGCGGGCGTGGCTGGAAACTCCCTTACCCGCTGCTGGCGGAAATGGTGCGCGCCACGCCTGGCCTCCGCTGCGTCCTGCTCAGCGCCTGCGACTCGGCCTATGCCGCGAGTGCAACCGGCAGCGGCGAGCCGTACCTGATCGCCATGCGTGGCCAGGTCAGCGTCGATGCCGCGATCGCCTTTGCCGGGGGGTTCTATGAAGCCCTCGCCGCGCGCGAGGACACTCCGATTGAAGCGGCCTTCGCTCAGGGGCTGATCCGGCTGAAGCTGATTGCGCCGCTGGATGCGGAGGTTCCGCTGCTGGCGGCGGGCTGGCGCGGGTGA
- a CDS encoding ribbon-helix-helix protein, CopG family: MNHEAKLEPEEQELVDSYERDEWRSVPTFQENLRQYQSYAVATFEAIGLISITLPQEDLNAIREKAAARGMSYQALIATIVHQYVTGDLVEKKPHSV; this comes from the coding sequence ATGAACCATGAAGCGAAATTAGAACCAGAAGAGCAGGAACTCGTAGATTCATACGAGCGAGACGAATGGCGATCTGTACCAACGTTCCAGGAGAACTTGCGCCAATATCAATCCTATGCTGTCGCCACCTTTGAAGCAATAGGATTGATCAGCATCACGCTCCCGCAAGAGGATCTCAACGCCATCCGCGAGAAGGCGGCTGCCAGAGGGATGTCATATCAGGCACTGATTGCTACCATTGTGCATCAGTATGTGACGGGGGATCTGGTCGAAAAAAAGCCGCACAGCGTCTGA
- a CDS encoding DUF2157 domain-containing protein has protein sequence MPTTPVHFTLADLEQWVEKGLITPEQLTNIRSHIEAAGPVAEQAKAGPEQRKGLNFVSLAYYFGGFMILLAYTIFMGLQWESLEFTGQIAISLFTIVVLWAIGYVLQRSGFRIAGGLLIFAGTGIVPLFVFTVQRALGIWPDDQTYAYMEFYRIVAQTWILLELISIGVAVIVIWRVRFTLISLLIAFWTWFLSMDITRWVSRSDYWTWSDREQIVSTTIGVGMLGLGVWLQRRTKQDYSFWFYLFGHIIVLSHLSALTLNREGFLGIVYLAVYISFVVASVWLQRRVFLVFGAIGCYSYLSYLAFQVFQGALGFVFALGVIGLLIVLTAVGYQKYLRSWLENQLARYRVAAER, from the coding sequence ATGCCAACCACTCCAGTGCATTTCACGCTGGCTGACCTGGAGCAGTGGGTAGAGAAAGGCTTAATCACTCCTGAGCAACTGACAAACATACGGTCACACATCGAAGCCGCCGGGCCCGTAGCAGAGCAGGCAAAGGCTGGCCCGGAACAGCGCAAGGGGCTGAATTTCGTCTCTCTCGCCTATTACTTCGGCGGCTTTATGATTCTCCTGGCTTACACAATTTTCATGGGCCTGCAATGGGAGTCGTTAGAGTTTACCGGTCAGATTGCCATTTCTCTTTTTACTATCGTTGTTCTGTGGGCTATTGGCTATGTTCTCCAACGAAGCGGCTTTCGCATCGCCGGTGGATTGCTGATTTTTGCCGGTACAGGAATCGTGCCTTTGTTCGTTTTTACCGTGCAACGCGCACTCGGCATATGGCCTGATGACCAGACGTATGCTTATATGGAATTTTACCGGATTGTGGCACAAACCTGGATTCTGCTTGAATTAATCAGTATCGGGGTAGCGGTCATCGTCATCTGGCGCGTTCGTTTTACGTTGATCTCCTTGCTGATCGCCTTTTGGACCTGGTTCCTGTCGATGGACATCACCCGCTGGGTTTCACGGAGCGATTATTGGACCTGGTCGGATCGCGAGCAGATTGTAAGCACAACGATCGGCGTGGGAATGTTAGGACTTGGAGTCTGGCTCCAACGCAGGACAAAGCAGGATTACAGTTTCTGGTTTTATCTCTTTGGACACATCATCGTCCTGAGCCATCTATCCGCTCTGACATTGAATCGAGAAGGTTTTCTCGGCATCGTCTATCTGGCCGTCTATATATCATTCGTTGTTGCCAGCGTATGGCTTCAACGCCGCGTGTTTCTGGTGTTCGGCGCTATTGGCTGTTACAGTTACCTGAGTTACCTGGCTTTCCAGGTTTTTCAAGGGGCGTTGGGGTTTGTATTCGCGCTTGGCGTTATCGGTCTCCTGATCGTTCTGACGGCGGTGGGATACCAGAAATATCTTCGTTCCTGGTTAGAAAATCAGTTAGCGCGTTATCGAGTGGCGGCAGAGCGGTGA
- a CDS encoding PIN domain-containing protein, with product MSGRYLLDTSILIALFANETAVKEKLAQASEVFIPSIAIGELYYGAWKSQITSHSHHPHPASSSASIYTVGAVNSRLSIRSRTPP from the coding sequence ATGAGTGGTAGATACCTCCTGGACACCAGCATCCTGATCGCCTTGTTCGCCAATGAGACAGCAGTCAAAGAGAAGTTAGCTCAGGCGAGTGAAGTTTTCATCCCCAGTATTGCGATAGGAGAGCTGTACTATGGGGCGTGGAAGTCGCAGATAACCTCTCATTCTCACCACCCTCACCCCGCCAGCAGCAGCGCCAGCATATACACCGTTGGCGCTGTGAACAGCAGACTATCGATCCGATCCAGGACGCCGCCGTGA
- a CDS encoding phosphatidate cytidylyltransferase produces the protein MIQRVLSAVVLLPLVVVCVWWSFWSFTLLLVAAAALGLSELYAAFSRGGYQAQTAPGMGAAAILIGVSIIRALTALDLTAPALALIVMVSLAMFAPRHAQHGVVAEWALTISGAIYIGGLLGFLVLMRALETPLRDGLLAPLQPQPGAAWIALVLMTTWGQDVFAYFVGKRWGRRRMAPSLSPRKTWEGAAGGMVGALAGAFVALALFGLPLSLWATTLIGIAAGIVGPIGDLSESFIKRQAGLKDAGTLIPGHGGVLDRIDSLLFTAPTVYMLALLLAG, from the coding sequence TTGATCCAGCGTGTGCTGAGTGCGGTGGTTCTGCTGCCGCTCGTGGTTGTCTGTGTGTGGTGGAGCTTCTGGTCCTTCACCCTGCTGTTGGTTGCTGCTGCTGCTCTCGGCTTGAGTGAATTGTACGCGGCATTCAGTCGCGGCGGGTATCAGGCGCAGACTGCGCCCGGCATGGGTGCAGCCGCCATCTTGATCGGCGTATCGATCATCAGGGCGCTCACCGCTCTCGATCTGACAGCGCCCGCCCTGGCGCTGATCGTGATGGTCAGCCTGGCGATGTTCGCGCCGCGTCATGCGCAGCACGGCGTTGTGGCTGAATGGGCGTTGACGATCAGCGGTGCGATCTATATCGGCGGTCTCCTTGGGTTCCTGGTATTGATGCGGGCGCTGGAAACGCCGCTGCGCGACGGATTGCTGGCGCCGCTTCAGCCGCAACCCGGCGCGGCCTGGATTGCGCTGGTGTTGATGACGACCTGGGGGCAGGATGTGTTCGCATATTTTGTCGGCAAACGCTGGGGACGCCGGCGGATGGCGCCCTCACTCAGCCCGCGCAAGACGTGGGAGGGCGCGGCTGGCGGCATGGTCGGCGCGCTTGCTGGCGCATTTGTGGCACTGGCACTGTTCGGGTTGCCGCTCTCGCTCTGGGCGACGACGTTGATCGGCATCGCGGCGGGGATCGTCGGTCCTATCGGCGATCTCTCCGAGTCGTTCATCAAGCGCCAGGCTGGTTTGAAAGACGCCGGTACGCTGATCCCCGGTCACGGCGGCGTCCTGGATCGGATCGATAGTCTGCTGTTCACAGCGCCAACGGTGTATATGCTGGCGCTGCTGCTGGCGGGGTGA
- a CDS encoding isoprenyl transferase, translating to MSQRARVPRHIAIIMDGNGRWARQRHLPRLAGHRAGTENIRRIVTECAEQGVQYLTLYAFSTENWSRPSAEVDGLMRILSDFIDRETINLHREGARLRHLGRLENISAELRQKILDAIELTRHNTRITLAVAFNYGGRADIVDAVRELIALGVKPEDVTEAVISDHLSTRGMPDPDLIIRTSGEWRLSNFLIWQAAYSEYWTTPVYWPDFSPEHLRQAIYDYGQRERRFGGLSEES from the coding sequence ATGTCGCAGCGCGCACGCGTTCCCCGGCATATTGCTATCATCATGGATGGGAATGGTCGCTGGGCGCGTCAGCGCCATTTGCCGCGCCTTGCCGGTCATCGCGCCGGCACGGAGAATATTCGCCGCATTGTGACTGAGTGTGCGGAGCAGGGGGTGCAGTATCTGACCCTGTATGCCTTCTCGACCGAAAACTGGTCACGACCATCGGCGGAGGTCGATGGCTTGATGCGCATTTTGAGCGATTTCATCGACCGCGAGACGATCAATCTGCACCGCGAAGGGGCGCGCCTGCGCCACCTCGGGCGCCTGGAGAATATTTCCGCTGAACTTCGTCAGAAGATTCTTGATGCTATCGAATTGACGCGCCACAATACCCGGATTACGCTGGCGGTCGCCTTCAACTATGGCGGGCGCGCCGATATTGTCGATGCGGTGCGTGAATTGATCGCGCTCGGCGTGAAACCGGAAGATGTGACCGAAGCAGTGATCAGCGATCATCTCTCGACCCGCGGGATGCCCGACCCCGACCTGATCATTCGCACCAGTGGCGAATGGCGCCTCTCGAACTTCCTGATCTGGCAGGCAGCCTACAGCGAATACTGGACTACGCCGGTCTACTGGCCCGATTTCAGCCCTGAACATCTCCGTCAGGCAATTTATGACTATGGACAACGCGAACGCCGCTTCGGCGGACTCTCAGAGGAATCCTAG
- the frr gene encoding ribosome recycling factor, with protein sequence MVNDVLREAESRMKKATEALRNHLATIRTGRASPALVEHLHVEAYGATLPLNQLATITVPEPRLLVIQPFDANTVKAISKAIMNSELGITPTDDGRVIRLAIPQLTEARRKELTKLVRARVEESKIALRNIRREALEDLRDLEHEKMISEDEHRRAQEKLQELTDRFVRELDHIGATKEAEVMEI encoded by the coding sequence ATGGTCAATGATGTCCTGCGTGAGGCTGAGAGTCGGATGAAGAAAGCGACGGAAGCGCTGCGTAACCATCTGGCGACCATTCGCACCGGGCGGGCGTCGCCAGCGCTGGTGGAGCATCTGCATGTCGAAGCGTATGGCGCGACCCTGCCGCTGAATCAACTCGCCACCATTACTGTACCCGAACCGCGTTTGCTGGTGATCCAGCCGTTCGATGCAAATACCGTCAAGGCGATTTCCAAGGCGATTATGAACTCCGAACTCGGCATTACACCAACCGATGATGGTCGGGTCATTCGCCTGGCAATCCCGCAACTGACGGAAGCGCGTCGCAAGGAATTAACGAAACTGGTGCGCGCGCGCGTCGAGGAGTCGAAAATTGCGCTGCGCAATATTCGGCGCGAGGCGCTTGAAGATTTGCGTGACCTGGAGCACGAGAAGATGATCTCGGAGGATGAACATCGTCGCGCCCAGGAAAAGTTACAGGAATTGACCGATCGCTTCGTTCGGGAACTTGATCACATCGGCGCGACTAAAGAAGCCGAAGTGATGGAAATCTGA